From Oryza sativa Japonica Group chromosome 4, ASM3414082v1, one genomic window encodes:
- the LOC4337470 gene encoding uncharacterized protein, whose product MAPGKQRGKAKGAPPPPAAPNAAAAGGFPACLRLMPPSTVAISIQAKPGSKLATITEIGDEAVGVQIDAPARDGEANAALVDFISSVLGVKKREVSIGSGSKSREKVVLVQDATLQGVFDALKKACASA is encoded by the exons ATGGCTCCGGGGAAGCAACGAGGCAAGGCCAAAGGggccccaccgccgcccgccgcccccaacgccgccgccgccggaggcttCCCGGCCTGCCTCCGCCTGATGCCGCCCTCCACCGTCGCCATCTCCATCCAAGCCAAGCCAGGCTCCAAGCTCGCCACCATCACCG AGATCGGCGACGAGGCCGTCGGCGTCCAGATCGACGCGCCGGCGAGGGACGGGGAGGCCAACGCCGCTCTCGTCGACTTCATCAGCTCC GTACTTGGAGTTAAGAAAAGAGAAGTTTCTATTGGTTCTGGCTCAAAATCGAGGGAAAAGGTTGTGCTGGTGCAAGATGCGACTCTCCAGGGTGTCTTTGATGCTCTGAAGAAGGCTTGTGCTTCTGCATGA
- the LOC4337475 gene encoding vacuolar iron transporter homolog 5, whose protein sequence is MAAMMNNERSSSNKLQVDAENPAAVGDELDLAARANWLRAAVLGANDGLVSTASLMLGVGAVKAEARAMVISGFAGLLAGACSMAIGEFVSVCSQRDVELAQLERDGKRGGEEEKALPSPAQAAAASAMAFSVGAVVPLLAAGFIVNYRLRIAVVVAVASVALAAFGCVGAVLGRAAVARSSARVVLGGWAAMGITFGLMRLFKASGI, encoded by the coding sequence ATGGCGGCCATGATGAACAACGAGAGATCAAGCAGCAACAAGCTGCAGGTTGACGCCGAGaacccggcggcggtgggcgacgaGCTGGACCTGGCGGCGCGCGCCAACTGGCTGCGGGCGGCGGTGCTGGGCGCGAACGACGGGCTGGTGTCGACGGCGTCGCTGATGCTGGGGGTGGGCGCCGTGAAGGcggaggcgcgcgccatggtcATCTCCGGCTTCGCGGGCCTCCTGGCGGGCGCCTGCAGCATGGCCATCGGGGAGTTCGTGTCCGTGTGCTCGCAGCGCGATGTGGAGCTGGCGCAGCTGGAGCGCGATGGCAagcgcggcggggaggaggagaaggccctGCCGAGCcccgcgcaggcggcggcggcgtcggccatgGCGTTCTCGGTGGGCGCCGTGGTGCCGCTGCTGGCGGCCGGGTTCATCGTCAACTACAGGCTGCGGatcgcggtggtggtggcggtggcgagcgtGGCGCTGGCGGCGTTCGGGTGCGTGGGCGCGGTGctggggcgggcggcggtggcgcggtcgAGCGCGAGGGTGGTGCTCGGTGGGTGGGCCGCCATGGGCATCACCTTCGGCCTCATGAGGCTCTTCAAGGCCAGCGGcatatga
- the LOC4337476 gene encoding soluble inorganic pyrophosphatase, translating into MSEEDTNAAAGQPRRAPKLNERILSSLSRRSVAAHPWHDLEIGPGAPAVFNVVVEITKGSKVKYELDKKTGLIKVDRVLYSSVVYPHNYGFIPRTLCEDNDPMDVLVLMQEPVIPGSFLRARAIGLMPMIDQGEKDDKIIAVCADDPEYRHYNDISELSPHRLQEIKRFFEDYKKNENKEVAVDAFLPANTARDAIQYSMDLYAQYILQSLRQ; encoded by the exons ATGAGTGAAGAGGACACCAATGCTGCTGCTGGGCAGCCCAGGCGCGCCCCTAAGCTCAACGAGAGGATCCTGTCCTCCTTGTCGAGGAGATCAGTAGCTGCACATCCGTGGCATGATCTTGAGATCG GCCCTGGTGCTCCTGCTGTCTTCAACGTT GTTGTTGAGATCACCAAGGGAAGCAAAGTGAAATATGAGCTTGACAAGAAAACTGGACTGATTAAG GTCGACCGTGTCCTATACTCATCAGTTGTGTATCCCCATAATTATGGTTTCATTCCAAGGACACTTTGTGAAGACAATGATCCAATGGATGTTCTGGTCCTGATGCAG GAGCCTGTTATTCCTGGTTCCTTCCTCCGTGCTAGAGCAATTGGCCTTATGCCCATGATTGACCAG GGTGAGAAGGATGACAAGATAATAGCAGTATGTGCTGATGATCCTGAATACCGTCATTACAATGACATCAGTGAGCTGTCTCCTCACCGCCTCCAAGAGATTAAACGCTTCTTTGAAGACT ACAAGAAGAATGAGAACAAGGAGGTTGCTGTTGATGCATTCTTGCCTGCCAACACTGCTCGTGACGCCATTCAGTACTCCAT GGACCTGTATGCGCAATATATCTTGCAAAGCTTGAGGCAGTAG
- the LOC9270595 gene encoding serine/threonine-protein kinase STY8 isoform X1: MEDDIEEGVAESSGPSPRAAAAAAGLGSGGGGGGGSVHGSPDIRNVIYERLVAIRNEEAISNPSSFRVELDRHFLRLPESYLIDLDVSKAEQVLLHRRILADCADPEKRPIFHARYIGVDSGSTPTENGNGGGFLPINLRDDEFTESEPYERMMEDLSLERGKGVDDFEASSARRDSKFVRVHEIIFSSIDKPKLLSKLSAILSDIGLNIREAHVFSTSDGFCLDVFVVDGWDTEETDGLLQKLIEAEASSHGSLSNPTNLSQSEKVLELQEKIGDSEFDRSLLQIGEKIASGSSGDLYRGTYLGVDVAVKFLRSEHVNDSSKVEFLQEIMILKSVDHENVVQFYGACTKHRKYLIVTEYMPGGNLYDFLHKQNNTLELPVVLRIAIGISKGMDYLHQNNIIHRDLKTANLLIGSGQVVKIADFGVSRLRSQGGEMTAETGTYRWMAPEVINHKPYDHKADVFSFAIVLWELVTTKIPYENLTPLQAALGVRQGMRMEIPPKVHPRLSKLIERCWDENPHVRPLFSEITVELEDILRHVLVSKTGSRHPKAKIQKKSAR; this comes from the exons ATGGAGGACGACATCGAGGAGGGCGTGGCCGAGAGCTCGGGACCCtctccccgtgccgccgccgccgccgcgggactcggttccggcggcggcggcggcggcggtagcgtgCACGGGTCCCCTGACATTAGGAACGTCATCTACGAGCGCCTGGTGGCGATTCGCAACGAGGAGGCCATCTCCAACCCTTCCTCCTTCCGCGTTGAGCTCGACCGCCACTTCCTTCGCTTGCCCGAAAG CTATTTGATCGATCTGGATGTCAGCAAGGCAGAGCAAGTGCTGCTGCACCGGAGGATTCTCGCCGACTGCGCCGACCCTGAAAAGCGCCCAATCTTCCATGCCCGCTACATAGGGGTAGACTCTGGATCAACTCCAACTGAAAACGGTAATGGTGGGGGCTTTCTCCCTATCAATTTGAG AGATGATGAATTCACAGAATCCGAGCCATATGAAAGGATGATGGAAGACCTGAGTCTAGAGAGAGGAAAAGGTGTGGATGACTTCGAAGCCAGTTCTGCAAG AAGGGACTCGAAATTCGTCCGTGttcatgaaattattttttcttccaTAGACAAGCCAAAGCTCCTCAGTAAG CTATCCGCGATACTGTCTGATATTGGGTTGAACATCCGTGAAGCTCATGTGTTCTCAACATCAGATGGCTTTTGTCTCGATGTGTTTGTTGTTGATGGCTGGGATACAGAG GAAACGGATGGTTTGCTTCAGAAGCTTATAGAGGCAGAGGCAAGCAGCCAT GGCTCATTGTCTAATCCGACAAATTTGTCACAATCAGAGAAAGTTCTAGAGCTGCAGGAAAAGATAGGAGATTCTGAATTCGACAGGAGTTTGCTGCAAATTGGGGAGAAAATTGCATCCGGATCTTCTGGGGATCT ATATCGAGGAACTTATCTCGGTGTGGATGTTGCAGTAAAATTTCTTAGATCTGAACATGTTAACGATTCTTCGAAAGTGGAGTTCTTGCAAGAAATAATGATTTTAAA GAGTGTTGATCATGAAAATGTTGTCCAATTTTATGGAGCTTGCACAAAGCATCGAAAGTATCTCATTGTAACAG AGTACATGCCCGGAGGTAATTTGTATGACTTCCTTCATAAGCAAAACAATACTTTGGAGCTTCCTGTTGTTCTTAGGATTGCTATTGGTATCTCAAAAGGAATGGATTATTTGCACCAGAATAATATCATCCATAGGGACTTGAAGACTGCCAATTTGCTAATTGGCTCTGGTCAA GTCGTGAAGATCGCAGACTTTGGTGTCTCTCGGCTCCGATCTCAAGGGGGAGAAATGACTGCTGAAACTGGCACGTATAGATGGATGGCACCTGAG GTAATAAACCATAAGCCTTATGACCATAAGGCAGATGTCTTCAGCTTTGCTATTGTTCTATGGGAGTTGGTCACTACAAAG ATACCATACGAAAATCTGACACCCTTGCAAGCTGCACTGGGAGTAAGGCAG gGAATGCGCATGGAGATCCCACCGAAGGTGCATCCGAGGTTGTCCAAACTGATTGAACGATGTTGGGATGAAAATCCTCATGTGCGGCCCCTTTTCTCAGAGATTACTGTAGAATTGGAAGATATCTTACGGCATGTCCTG GTTTCCAAGACAGGAAGTCGACATCCCAAAGCAAAGATACAAAAGAAATCGGCGCGATAG
- the LOC4337474 gene encoding SKP1-interacting partner 15 — MAASDSDSDADAAAAAAASLLPAPIHLLPPDALHNVLLRLPLRDAVVCRPVSRLFHETLSHNFLALLPSLRLLLLRHPRPEGGGCLHAFDPDRRHWLRLPFSAFLPNQSFSPVASSPSLLYLWLESPSPSPPSLPSSSSSSSTASTAHPPKSLAVCNPFAGTYSFLPPLGSAWARHGTVLAGPGGVVLVLTELAALSYTPSGSGKWMKHPLSLPSKPRSPILASGAAAVFALCDVGTPWRSQWKLFSCPLSMLTGGWAPVERSAWGDVFEILKRPRLLAGAGGRRVLMIGGLRSSFAIDAPCSTVLILRLDLATMEWDEAGRMPPNMYRCFTGLCEAAAQGNAMPTAVAGGNNKVKVFGGDGKVWFAGKRVRGKLAMWEEDELGNSGGKWDWVDGVPGYSDGVYRGFVFDGGFTAMP; from the coding sequence ATGGCCGCatccgactccgactccgacgccgacgccgccgccgccgccgccgcctcgctgctgCCGGCGCCCATCCACCTCCTGCCGCCGGACGCGCTCCACAAcgtgctcctccgcctccccctccgcgaCGCCGTCGTCTGCCGCCCGGTATCGCGCCTCTTCCACGAAACCCTCTCCCACAACTtcctcgccctcctcccctccctccgcctcctcctcctccgccacccgcgCCCCGAAGGCGGCGGCTGCCTCCACGCCTTCGACCCCGACCGCCGCCACTGGCTCCGCCTCCCCTTCTCCGCCTTCCTCCCCAACCAGTCCTTCTcccccgtcgcctcctccccctctctcctctaccTCTGGCTCGAGTCCCCTTCGCCTTCCCCGCcatccctcccctcctcctcctcctcctcctccaccgcctccaccgcccaCCCGCCCAAATCGCTCGCTGTCTGCAACCCCTTCGCGGGGACCTACAGCTTCCTGCCCCCTCTCGGATCTGCCTGGGCGCGCCACGGCACCGTCCTCGCTGGCCccggcggcgtcgtcctcgtgctcaccgagctcgccgccctctcctacACCCCATCCGGATCCGGCAAGTGGATGAAGCATCCCCTCTCGCTCCCCTCCAAGCCGCGGAGCCCTATACTCGCCTCCGGCGCTGCCGCCGTCTTCGCGCTTTGCGATGTCGGCACCCCGTGGCGCAGCCAGTGGAAGCTCTTCTCCTGCCCGCTCTCCATGCTCACAGGCGGCTGGGCCCCCGTCGAGCGCTCCGCGTGGGGCGATGTCTTCGAGATCCTCAAGCGCCCGCGCCTCCTCGCTGGTGCCGGCGGCCGCCGTGTCCTGATGATCGGCGGCCTCAGGTCCTCGTTCGCCATAGACGCGCCATGCTCCACGGTGCTCATCCTACGCCTAGATCTGGCCACCATGGAGTGGGACGAAGCTGGCCGCATGCCTCCCAATATGTACCGTTGCTTCACCGGCCTCTGTGAGGCTGCTGCACAGGGTAATGCCATGCCTACTGCTGTTGCTGGTGGCAACAACAAGGTCAAGGTGTTTGGCGGTGATGGCAAGGTGTGGTTTGCTGGAAAGCGGGTGCGAGGGAAGCTGGCAATGTGGGAGGAGGATGAGCTAGGCAACAGCGGTGGCAAGTGGGACTGGGTTGATGGTGTTCCTGGGTACAGTGATGGCGTATACCGTGGCTTTGTGTTCGATGGTGGGTTCACTGCTATGCCCTGA
- the LOC9270595 gene encoding serine/threonine-protein kinase STY8 isoform X2, translated as MEDDIEEGVAESSGPSPRAAAAAAGLGSGGGGGGGSVHGSPDIRNVIYERLVAIRNEEAISNPSSFRVELDRHFLRLPESYLIDLDVSKAEQVLLHRRILADCADPEKRPIFHARYIGVDSGSTPTENGNGGGFLPINLRDDEFTESEPYERMMEDLSLERGKGVDDFEASSARRDSKFVRVHEIIFSSIDKPKLLSKLSAILSDIGLNIREAHVFSTSDGFCLDVFVVDGWDTEETDGLLQKLIEAEASSHGSLSNPTNLSQSEKVLELQEKIGDSEFDRSLLQIGEKIASGSSGDLYRGTYLGVDVAVKFLRSEHVNDSSKVEFLQEIMILKSVDHENVVQFYGACTKHRKYLIVTEYMPGGNLYDFLHKQNNTLELPVVLRIAIGISKGMDYLHQNNIIHRDLKTANLLIGSGQIADFGVSRLRSQGGEMTAETGTYRWMAPEVINHKPYDHKADVFSFAIVLWELVTTKIPYENLTPLQAALGVRQGMRMEIPPKVHPRLSKLIERCWDENPHVRPLFSEITVELEDILRHVLVSKTGSRHPKAKIQKKSAR; from the exons ATGGAGGACGACATCGAGGAGGGCGTGGCCGAGAGCTCGGGACCCtctccccgtgccgccgccgccgccgcgggactcggttccggcggcggcggcggcggcggtagcgtgCACGGGTCCCCTGACATTAGGAACGTCATCTACGAGCGCCTGGTGGCGATTCGCAACGAGGAGGCCATCTCCAACCCTTCCTCCTTCCGCGTTGAGCTCGACCGCCACTTCCTTCGCTTGCCCGAAAG CTATTTGATCGATCTGGATGTCAGCAAGGCAGAGCAAGTGCTGCTGCACCGGAGGATTCTCGCCGACTGCGCCGACCCTGAAAAGCGCCCAATCTTCCATGCCCGCTACATAGGGGTAGACTCTGGATCAACTCCAACTGAAAACGGTAATGGTGGGGGCTTTCTCCCTATCAATTTGAG AGATGATGAATTCACAGAATCCGAGCCATATGAAAGGATGATGGAAGACCTGAGTCTAGAGAGAGGAAAAGGTGTGGATGACTTCGAAGCCAGTTCTGCAAG AAGGGACTCGAAATTCGTCCGTGttcatgaaattattttttcttccaTAGACAAGCCAAAGCTCCTCAGTAAG CTATCCGCGATACTGTCTGATATTGGGTTGAACATCCGTGAAGCTCATGTGTTCTCAACATCAGATGGCTTTTGTCTCGATGTGTTTGTTGTTGATGGCTGGGATACAGAG GAAACGGATGGTTTGCTTCAGAAGCTTATAGAGGCAGAGGCAAGCAGCCAT GGCTCATTGTCTAATCCGACAAATTTGTCACAATCAGAGAAAGTTCTAGAGCTGCAGGAAAAGATAGGAGATTCTGAATTCGACAGGAGTTTGCTGCAAATTGGGGAGAAAATTGCATCCGGATCTTCTGGGGATCT ATATCGAGGAACTTATCTCGGTGTGGATGTTGCAGTAAAATTTCTTAGATCTGAACATGTTAACGATTCTTCGAAAGTGGAGTTCTTGCAAGAAATAATGATTTTAAA GAGTGTTGATCATGAAAATGTTGTCCAATTTTATGGAGCTTGCACAAAGCATCGAAAGTATCTCATTGTAACAG AGTACATGCCCGGAGGTAATTTGTATGACTTCCTTCATAAGCAAAACAATACTTTGGAGCTTCCTGTTGTTCTTAGGATTGCTATTGGTATCTCAAAAGGAATGGATTATTTGCACCAGAATAATATCATCCATAGGGACTTGAAGACTGCCAATTTGCTAATTGGCTCTGGTCAA ATCGCAGACTTTGGTGTCTCTCGGCTCCGATCTCAAGGGGGAGAAATGACTGCTGAAACTGGCACGTATAGATGGATGGCACCTGAG GTAATAAACCATAAGCCTTATGACCATAAGGCAGATGTCTTCAGCTTTGCTATTGTTCTATGGGAGTTGGTCACTACAAAG ATACCATACGAAAATCTGACACCCTTGCAAGCTGCACTGGGAGTAAGGCAG gGAATGCGCATGGAGATCCCACCGAAGGTGCATCCGAGGTTGTCCAAACTGATTGAACGATGTTGGGATGAAAATCCTCATGTGCGGCCCCTTTTCTCAGAGATTACTGTAGAATTGGAAGATATCTTACGGCATGTCCTG GTTTCCAAGACAGGAAGTCGACATCCCAAAGCAAAGATACAAAAGAAATCGGCGCGATAG
- the LOC4337473 gene encoding serine/threonine-protein kinase ATG1t — MASTPEPETTVGGYELRERLGGRPPSTVVWRAVERSSGSPVVVKQVRLTGLPSTLRDSLDCEVRFLAAVTHPNIIRLLDLIQTQSNLYLVLELCEGGDLAAYIQRNGRVEERVASNFMRQIGAGLQVLRRHHIVHRDLKPENILLSSPDSNAILKISDFGLSRVLRPGEYTDTNCGTCLYMAPEVMLFQKYDGGVDLWSIAAILFELLNGYPPFRGRSNVQLLQCINRTVSLPFSEVVISKLRPDSIDICTRLLCSNPVKRLSFQEFFSHSFLRP, encoded by the exons ATGGCGAGCACGCCGGAGCCGGAGACGACGGTGGGAGGCTACGAGCTGCGGGAGCGGCTgggcggccggccgccgtccACGGTGGTGTGGCGCGCCGTGGAGCGGTCGAGCGGATCCCCCGTGGTGGTGAAGCAGGTGCGGCTGACTGGCCTCCCCAGCACCCTCCGCGACAGCCTCGACTGCGAGGTccgcttcctcgccgccgtcacccacCCCAACATCATCCGCCTCCTCGACCTCATCCAG ACCCAGAGCAACCTGTACCTTGTCCTGGAGCTGTGCGAGGGAGGAGACCTGGCGGCCTACATCCAGCGCAACGGGAGGGTAGAGGAGCGCGTCGCCAGCAATTTCATGAGACAGATCG gagctggcttgcaagTGCTCCGCAGACACCATATCGTCCATAGGGACTTAAAACCCGAG AATATCCTGCTCTCTTCTCCTGACAGCAATGCGATCCTCAAGATATCTGATTTTGGCCTGTCAAG AGTTCTTCGTCCCGGGGAATACACAGATACAAATTGTGGCACTTGTTTGTACATGGCCCCAGAAGTTATGCTGTTTCAGAAGTATGATGGTGGG GTAGATTTGTGGAGTATCGCCGCGATTCTCTTCGAGCTCTTGAATGGCTATCCACCATTCCGTGGTAGAAGCAATGTCCAG CTGCTTCAATGCATAAACCGAACCGTGTCTCTTCCATTCTCAGAAGTCGTTATTTCCAAGCTACGTCCTGATTCTATTGATATATGCACCAGACTTCTGTGTAGCAATCCAG TGAAAAGGTTGTCCTTCCAAGAGTTCTTCAGCCACAGCTTCCTCAGACCATAG
- the LOC4337472 gene encoding putative pentatricopeptide repeat-containing protein At3g15130, translating to MERRRMIADLLRASARGSSLRGGVQLHAALMKLGFGSDTMLNNNLIDMYAKCGKLHMAGEVFDGMPERNVVSWTALMVGFLHHGEARECLRLFGEMRGSGTSPNEFTLSATLKACGGGTRAGVQIHGVCVRTGFEGHDVVANSLVVMYSKGRWTGDARRVFDVIPSRNLATWNSMISGYAHAGQGRDSLLVFREMQRRHDEQPDEFTFASLLKACSGLGAAREGAQVHAAMAVRGVSPASNAILAGALLDVYVKCHRLPVAMQVFDGLERRNAIQWTTVIVGHAQEGQVKEAMCLFRRFWSSGVRADGHVLSSVVAVFADFALVEQGKQVHCYTAKTPAGLDVSVANSLVDMYLKCGLTGEAGRRFREMPARNVVSWTAMINGVGKHGHGREAIDLFEEMQEEGVEADEVAYLALLSACSHSGLVDECRRYFSRICQDRRMRPKAEHYACMVDLLGRAGELREAKELILSMPMEPTVGVWQTLLSACRVHKDVAVGREVGDVLLAVDGDNPVNYVMLSNILAEAGEWRECQGIRGAMRRKGLRKQGGCSWTEVDKEVHFFYGGGDDAHPQAGDIRRALREVEARMRERLGYSGDARCALHDVDEESRVESLREHSERLAVGLWLLRDGTGDDGGGGGGEVVRVYKNLRVCGDCHEFLKGLSAVVRRVVVVRDANRFHRFQNGACSCRDYW from the coding sequence ATGGAGCGGCGGAGGATGATCGCCGATCTGCTCAGGGCGAGCGCGAGAGGCTCGTCCCTCCGCGGCGGCGTCCAGCTCCACGCCGCGCTGATGAAGCTCGGCTTCGGGTCGGACACCATGCTCAACAACAACCTGATCGAcatgtacgccaagtgcgggaAGCTTCACATGGCCGGCgaggtgttcgacggaatgcccGAGAGGAACGTGGTGTCCTGGACGGCGCTCATGGTGGGCTTCCTGCACCACGGGGAGGCCAGAGAGTGCCTCCGCCTGTTCGGGGAAATGCGGGGTTCAGGGACCTCGCCGAATGAGTTCACGCTGTCGGCGACCTTGaaggcgtgcggcggcggcacgagagCCGGTGTTCAGATCCATGGCGTCTGCGTCAGGACGGGGTTCGAGGGGCACGACGTCGTCGCCAACTCGCTGGTCGTCATGTACTCCAAGGGCCGGTGGACCGGCGACGCACGCCGGGTGTTCGACGTAATTCCCTCCAGGAACCTCGCCACCTGGAACTCCATGATCTCCGGCTACGCGCACGCCGGCCAAGGCAGGGACTCGCTGCTCGTCTTCCGGGAGATgcagcggcggcacgacgaGCAGCCCGACGAGTTCACCTTCGCCAGCCTTCTCAAGGCGTGCAGCGGCCTCGGCGCGGCTCGCGAGGGGGCGCAGGTCCACGCGGCCATGGCAGTCAGAGGGGTCTCCCCAGCGTCCAACGCTATCCTCGCCGGAGCGCTCCTCGACGTGTACGTCAAGTGCCACCGCCTGCCGGTGGCGATGCAGGTGTTCGACGGGTTGGAGCGGAGGAACGCCATCCAGTGGACGACGGTGATCGTCGGCCACGCGCAGGAGGGGCAGGTGAAGGAAGCGATGTGCCTGTTCCGGCGGTTCTGGAGCTCCGGCGTCCGTGCCGACGGCCATGTTCTGTCCAGCGTGGTCGCCGTGTTCGCGGACTTTGCTCTCGTGGAGCAGGGGAAGCAAGTGCACTGCTACACGGCGAAGACCCCGGCCGGGCTGGACGTGTCGGTGGCCAACTCTCTGGTTGACATGTACCTCAAGTGCGGCCTCACCGGCGAGGCTGGACGGCGGTTCCGGGAGATGCCGGCGAGGAATGTGGTGTCGTGGACGGCGATGATCAATGGCGTCGGGAAGCATGGGCATGGCCGTGAGGCCATCGACTTGTTTGAGGAGATGCAAGAGGAAGGCGTGGAGGCCGACGAGGTGGCCTACCTGGCGTTGCTGTCGGCGTGCAGCCACTCCGGCCTCGTCGACGAATGCCGCCGGTACTTCTCGAGAATCTGTCAAGACCGGCGGATGAGACCGAAAGCCGAGCACTACGCGTGCATGGTGGACCtcctcggccgcgccggcgagctccgggaGGCGAAGGAGCTCATCCTCAGCATGCCAATGGAGCCAACAGTGGGCGTGTGGCAGACGCTGCTGAGCGCGTGCAGGGTGCACAAGGACGTCGCGGTGGGGCGGGAGGTGGGCGACGTCCTCCTggccgtcgacggcgacaacCCGGTGAACTACGTGATGCTGTCGAACATCCTGGCGGAGGCCGGCGAGTGGCGCGAGTGCCAGGGGATAAGGGGCGCCATGCGGCGCAAGGGGCTGAGGAAGCAGGGCGGGTGCAGCTGGACGGAGGTGGACAAGGAGGTGCACTTCttctacggcggcggcgacgacgcgcacCCGCAGGCCGGCGACATCCGGCGCGCCCTGCGGGAGGTGGAGGCGAGGATGCGGGAGCGGCTGGGGTACAGCGGCGACGCGCGGTGCGCGCTGCACGACGTGGACGAGGAGTCGCGGGTGGAGAGCCTGAGGGAACACAGCGAGAGGCTCGCCGTGGGGCTGTGGCTGCTGCGCGACGGCACCggagacgatggcggcggcggcggcggcgaggtggtgagGGTGTACAAGAACCTGCGGGTATGCGGCGACTGCCACGAGTTCTTGAAAGGGTTGTCGGCGGTGGTgaggagggtggtggtggtgagggaCGCCAACAGGTTCCACAGGTTTCAGAATGGCGCCTGTTCTTGCAGGGACTACTGGTGA